In Cryptomeria japonica chromosome 10, Sugi_1.0, whole genome shotgun sequence, a genomic segment contains:
- the LOC131036472 gene encoding protein MAIN-LIKE 2-like encodes MVSWLLHPTGEVPLVRRLMIAIIALAVCPNGRGTHMHGGLTWCIRAMERHRRVYAWGRSMLAHLYHDLEEYVFGQGCSLMTCTLLQVWIFEHFTCTRPVCFPMSTASERPRVFAYPLTSEWRFGDLLYWRVIFDRLTTEVTVWRPYLRMHRWDGMERQLACLQRNRLLRGRYSHIIVPFYFDRVRRQFGLEQCVPADVPIYTRHSRVLPRPRAVARPTIDDIETIDIEGSDQDVVTDYSAEPGAQRRYVSWFMRSYLGPIFPPDHPTGHPGPWRHGD; translated from the coding sequence atggtcagctggctcttacatcctacaggagaggtgccccttgtgagacgtcttatgattgccatcattgcactagccgtctgccctaatgggcgaggtacgcacatgcatgggggtctcacatggtgcatcagagctatggagagacacaggagagtatatgcttggggtcggagtatgcttgcacatctctatcatgaccttgaggagtatgtgtttggacagggctgtagcttgatgacatgcacacttctgcaagtgtggatatttgagcacttcacatgcaccaggcctgtctgctttccgatgagtacggctagcgagcgacctagggtgtttgcttatccacttaccagcgagtggagatttggggatctgctatattggagagtgatatttgatagattgacaaccgaggtgacagtatggagaccatatctgcggatgcacagatgggatgggatggagagacagttagcatgcttacagaggaaccgcctattgcggggacgatattcacatatcatagtcccattctacttcgaccgagtacggaggcagtttgggctagagcagtgtgttccagccgatgtacccatctatactcgacactcacgagtccttcctagacctagagcagtagcgagaccgacgatagatgacatcgagactatagatatagagggatccgatcaggatgtggtcactgattactctgcagagcctggagcacagcgcaggtatgtctcatggtttatgagatcatacctagggcctatctttccaccagatcacccgacaggccatccaggcccatggagacatggagactga